A genomic segment from Mustela lutreola isolate mMusLut2 chromosome 15, mMusLut2.pri, whole genome shotgun sequence encodes:
- the CAVIN1 gene encoding caveolae-associated protein 1: MEDTQLHIIEQPLPGYPDVGDPGSSPMAAPAAEEPSGAGSEELIKSDQVNGVLVLSLLDKIIGAVDQIQLTQAQLEERQAEMEGAVQSIQGELSKLGKAHATTSNTVSKLLEKVRKVSVNVKTVRGSLERQAGQIKKLEVNEAELLRRRNFKVMIYQDEVKLPAKVSIGKSLKEAEALPEKEGDELGEGERPEEDTAALELSSDEAVEVEEVIEESRAERIKRSGLRRVDDFKKAFSKEKMEKTKVRTRENLEKTRLKTKENLEKTRHTLEKRMNKLGTRLVPAERREKLKTSRDKLRKSFTPDHVVYARSKTAVYKVPPFTFHVKKIREGEVEVLKATEMVEVGADDDEGVAERGEAADLLRGSSPDVHTLLEITEESDAVLVDKSDSD, translated from the exons ATGGAGGACACCCAGCTCCATATCATCGAGCAGCCGCTTCCCGGGTACCCCGATGTTGGGGACCCGGGGTCCTCCCCAATGGCGGCGCCAGCGGCGGAGGAGCCGTCAGGGGCCGGCTCTGAGGAGCTGATCAAGTCGGACCAGGTGAACGGCGTGCTGGTGCTGAGCCTTCTGGACAAAATCATCGGCGCCGTCGACCAGATCCAGCTGACCCAAGCCCAGCTGGAGGAACGGCAGGCGGAGATGGAGGGTGCCGTGCAGAGCATCCAGGGCGAGCTGAGCAAGCTGGGCAAGGCACACGCCACCACCAGCAACACCGTGAGCAAGTTGCTGGAGAAGGTGCGCAAGGTCAGCGTCAACGTGAAGACCGTGCGCGGCAGCCTGGAGCGCCAGGCCGGCCAGATCAAGAAGCTGGAGGTCAACGAGGCTGAGCTGCTGAGGCGCCGCAACTTTAAAGTCATGATCTACCAG GACGAGGTGAAACTGCCGGCCAAAGTGAGCATCGGCAAGTCGCTGAAAGAGGCGGAGGCGCTGCCCGAGAAGGAGGGCGACGAGCTGGGCGAGGGCGAGCGGCCAGAGGAGGACACGGCCGCGCTCGAGCTGTCGTCCGACGAGGCGGTGGAGGTGGAGGAGGTCATCGAGGAGTCGCGCGCCGAGCGCATCAAGCGCAGCGGCCTGCGGCGCGTGGACGACTTCAAGAAGGCCTTCTCCAAGGAGAAGATGGAGAAGACTAAGGTGCGCACCCGCGAGAACCTGGAGAAGACCCGCCTCAAGACCAAGGAGAACCTGGAGAAGACGCGGCACACGCTCGAGAAACGCATGAACAAGCTGGGCACGCGCCTCGTCCCCGCCGAGCGGCGCGAGAAGCTCAAGACCTCGCGAGATAAGCTGCGCAAGTCCTTCACGCCTGACCACGTGGTGTACGCGCGCTCCAAGACAGCGGTCTACAAGGTGCCACCCTTCACCTTCCACGTCAAGAAGATCCGCGAGGGCGAGGTGGAGGTGCTAAAGGCCACCGAGATGGTGGAGGTGGGCGCCGACGATGACGAGGGCGTCGCGGAGCGCGGCGAGGCGGCCGACCTGCTGCGCGGGAGCAGCCCCGACGTGCACACGCTGCTGGAGATCACCGAGGAGTCGGATGCCGTGCTGGTGGACAAGAGCGACAGCGACTGA